In a genomic window of Alcanivorax sp.:
- a CDS encoding SulP family inorganic anion transporter, with protein MIQSLKQNWFSHLKGDTLAGAVVALALIPEAIAFSIIAGVDPKVGLYASFCICVVIAFAGGRPAMISAATGAMALLMVGLVKEHGLQYLLAATVLTGILQILAGFLQLGNLMRFVSRSVVTGFVNALAILIFLAQLPELSGVTWHVYAMVAVGLGIIYLLPLLTTAVPSPLVCIVVITGFAMYMGMEVPTVGDKGDLPDSLPMFLFPDIPLNFETLQIIFPVAFTMMVVGLLESMMTATIVDDLTDTSSEKNRECKGQGIANIVSGFFGGMAGCAMIGQSVINVKSGGRTRLSTLIAGVFLLILVVFLGEWVSQIPMAALVAVMIMVSIGTFSWESITNMAKHPPSSTLVMLATVIVTVYTHNLAYGVGIGVVLSALFYANKVGRVFYVRSDLDEDNSSHRRYEVLGQVFFTSAEQFIASFDFKEALDKVTIDVHRSHFWDITAIGALDKVIIKFRREGTEVELIGLNEASATLVDKFAVHDKPEAVEKLMGGH; from the coding sequence ATGATTCAATCGTTAAAGCAGAACTGGTTTAGCCATCTTAAAGGCGACACCCTTGCGGGTGCGGTGGTGGCTCTGGCTCTGATTCCAGAAGCCATTGCTTTCTCCATTATTGCCGGCGTAGATCCGAAAGTGGGTCTATACGCTTCCTTTTGTATTTGTGTGGTGATCGCCTTTGCCGGTGGGCGGCCGGCGATGATTTCCGCCGCCACCGGGGCCATGGCGCTGCTGATGGTGGGGCTGGTGAAGGAACATGGTCTTCAGTACCTGCTGGCGGCGACGGTGCTTACCGGTATTCTGCAGATACTCGCTGGATTCCTTCAGCTGGGGAATTTAATGCGCTTTGTGTCCCGGTCGGTGGTCACCGGGTTTGTGAATGCGCTGGCGATTCTGATCTTTCTCGCCCAGTTGCCGGAGCTGAGTGGTGTGACCTGGCACGTTTACGCCATGGTGGCTGTTGGGTTGGGTATTATTTATCTGCTTCCTTTGCTGACCACGGCAGTGCCGTCGCCGCTGGTGTGTATTGTGGTGATTACCGGTTTTGCCATGTACATGGGCATGGAAGTTCCCACTGTCGGGGACAAGGGTGATCTGCCAGACAGCCTGCCCATGTTCCTGTTCCCGGACATCCCGCTTAACTTTGAAACCCTGCAAATCATCTTCCCCGTGGCCTTTACCATGATGGTGGTAGGTTTGCTGGAATCCATGATGACCGCGACTATCGTTGACGATCTGACCGATACGTCCAGCGAGAAGAACCGTGAGTGCAAAGGGCAGGGCATTGCCAATATCGTTTCCGGTTTCTTCGGTGGCATGGCCGGTTGCGCCATGATCGGTCAGTCCGTTATCAACGTGAAATCCGGTGGTCGGACCCGTCTTTCCACGCTGATTGCCGGTGTCTTTCTGCTTATCCTGGTGGTGTTTCTTGGCGAGTGGGTATCCCAGATTCCCATGGCGGCCCTGGTTGCCGTGATGATCATGGTGTCTATCGGTACCTTCAGCTGGGAATCGATTACCAACATGGCCAAGCACCCGCCCAGCAGTACCCTGGTGATGCTGGCCACGGTGATCGTCACCGTGTACACCCATAACCTGGCCTATGGTGTGGGCATTGGTGTGGTGCTCAGCGCCCTGTTCTATGCCAACAAGGTGGGCCGTGTCTTCTACGTGCGCTCTGATCTGGATGAGGACAATAGTAGCCATCGACGCTACGAAGTGCTGGGACAGGTGTTCTTCACTTCTGCCGAGCAGTTCATTGCTTCCTTTGATTTTAAGGAAGCACTGGATAAAGTGACTATCGATGTGCACCGTTCCCATTTCTGGGATATCACTGCCATTGGCGCCCTGGACAAGGTGATCATCAAGTTCCGCCGTGAAGGTACCGAAGTGGAGCTGATTGGCCTGAACGAAGCCAGTGCCACCCTGGTAGACAAATTTGCCGTGCACGACAAGCCCGAGGCGGTCGAAAAACTCATGGGCGGCCACTAA
- a CDS encoding TerB family tellurite resistance protein, whose protein sequence is MNWLNRLFRPDQPQQQTSEHDLHRAAAALLLEVARTDGAVAEEESQRLIQAVEKRWHLDPQEMNDILTELENRVDQATDLFEFTRPLRDHWGPEPRVTLIEEMWAMAAADGHADAHEEHLIRRVSDLLYVSHGDYIRAKLKAVNSE, encoded by the coding sequence TTGAATTGGTTGAACCGACTCTTTCGTCCCGACCAGCCCCAACAGCAGACCAGCGAGCACGACCTGCATCGGGCGGCCGCCGCCCTGCTGCTGGAAGTGGCACGCACCGACGGTGCCGTGGCAGAGGAAGAATCACAACGTTTGATTCAGGCGGTGGAAAAGCGTTGGCATCTGGACCCACAGGAAATGAATGACATCCTCACGGAACTGGAAAACCGCGTGGACCAGGCCACCGACCTGTTCGAATTCACCCGCCCGCTTCGCGATCACTGGGGACCAGAACCCAGAGTCACCTTGATCGAGGAAATGTGGGCCATGGCCGCCGCCGACGGCCACGCCGACGCCCACGAAGAACACCTGATCCGCCGGGTCAGCGATTTACTGTATGTGTCGCATGGGGACTATATTCGGGCGAAACTGAAAGCAGTTAACAGTGAATAG
- a CDS encoding transaldolase has product MTLKGTDTVNKREQLAQWTSLVADTGDLDMIAELAPEDATTNPSLLLAAARDERYRPMLQQAADLCRTLGHDGEMDWLTDCYACLAGQAILERVPGLVSSEVDARLSFDTRATVEKARRLIAIYRELDVDPSRILIKTAATWEGIRAVEVLEEEGTRCNVTLVFNQTQGLAAAEAGATLISPFVGRIFDWHRKQGMEMATADDDPGVQSVRQIYRTFKARGLETIVMGASFRNAGQIEALAGCDKLTISPALLGELAADTGSLTRVLDAELVAPEDDWQAVTEAAFRWQLNDDAMASDLLADGIRRFANDQVALETLLQEEGVI; this is encoded by the coding sequence ATGACACTGAAAGGAACGGATACCGTGAACAAACGCGAACAGCTAGCCCAATGGACCTCCCTGGTGGCCGATACCGGTGATCTGGACATGATCGCTGAACTGGCGCCGGAGGATGCCACCACCAACCCATCCCTGCTGTTGGCGGCAGCCCGTGACGAGCGTTACCGACCGATGCTGCAACAGGCAGCGGATCTGTGCCGTACCCTGGGGCATGACGGTGAGATGGACTGGCTGACGGACTGCTATGCCTGCCTGGCCGGCCAGGCCATCCTTGAACGGGTGCCCGGCCTGGTCTCCAGTGAAGTGGACGCCCGCCTGTCTTTCGACACCCGCGCCACCGTGGAGAAAGCCCGCCGGCTGATCGCCATCTACCGGGAACTGGATGTGGATCCGTCGCGCATCCTGATCAAGACCGCTGCCACCTGGGAAGGCATTCGCGCGGTGGAAGTGTTGGAAGAAGAAGGCACCCGCTGCAACGTGACCCTGGTCTTCAACCAGACCCAGGGCCTGGCCGCCGCAGAAGCCGGCGCCACCCTGATCTCTCCGTTTGTGGGCCGCATCTTCGACTGGCACCGCAAACAGGGCATGGAGATGGCCACTGCCGATGACGACCCGGGCGTGCAATCCGTGCGTCAGATCTACCGCACCTTCAAGGCCCGCGGCCTGGAGACCATCGTGATGGGTGCCAGCTTCCGCAACGCCGGCCAAATCGAAGCCCTGGCTGGTTGCGACAAGCTCACCATCAGCCCGGCCCTGCTCGGGGAACTGGCCGCCGATACCGGTAGTCTGACACGGGTACTGGATGCGGAACTGGTGGCACCGGAAGACGACTGGCAGGCCGTCACCGAGGCCGCGTTTCGCTGGCAACTCAATGACGATGCCATGGCCAGCGACCTGCTCGCCGATGGCATCCGCCGCTTCGCCAACGACCAGGTGGCGCTGGAAACCCTACTGCAGGAGGAAGGTGTAATTTGA
- the dusA gene encoding tRNA dihydrouridine(20/20a) synthase DusA gives MTASPAPALDRRLSVAPMMDWTTRDYRFLARLITRHTLLYTEMVVAQAILRGDRDRFLAFNDEEHPVALQLGGCEPQDLAEAARIAEQYGYDEINLNVGCPSDRVQQGKIGAILMAEPDLVAQCVEAMQAAVCVPVTVKTRIGIDDQDDYDFLYRFVTRMERAGCTSLTIHARKAILSGLSPKENREIPPLIYQRAYAIKQAFPHMEIILNGGVKTLNEVHEHMGDVDGVMIGREAYQNPYFLANADRIVFGDEHAVPTRREIAEQFLPYVERRYALGHAPKHSLRHILNLFQGEPGARRFRRHLSENMHKPDTTPQVLMDALAQLS, from the coding sequence ATGACCGCCAGCCCTGCCCCAGCCCTGGATCGACGCCTGTCCGTGGCGCCCATGATGGACTGGACCACCCGGGACTACCGGTTTCTGGCCCGGCTGATTACCCGCCACACCCTGCTCTACACCGAAATGGTGGTGGCCCAGGCCATTCTGCGCGGCGATCGTGACCGCTTTCTTGCGTTCAACGACGAAGAGCACCCGGTGGCGTTGCAACTAGGCGGCTGCGAGCCGCAGGATCTGGCGGAAGCGGCCCGGATCGCCGAGCAATACGGTTACGACGAGATCAATCTCAATGTGGGCTGCCCGTCGGATCGGGTGCAGCAGGGCAAGATCGGCGCCATTCTGATGGCGGAACCGGACTTGGTAGCCCAGTGCGTGGAAGCCATGCAGGCGGCGGTCTGCGTGCCGGTGACGGTGAAGACCCGCATCGGCATCGATGACCAGGATGATTACGACTTTCTCTACCGGTTTGTCACCCGCATGGAACGGGCCGGCTGCACCAGCCTCACCATCCATGCCCGCAAGGCAATCCTGTCCGGGCTATCGCCCAAGGAAAACCGGGAGATTCCGCCGCTGATCTACCAGCGGGCCTACGCCATCAAGCAGGCCTTCCCTCATATGGAGATCATTCTCAACGGCGGCGTGAAGACACTGAACGAGGTGCACGAACACATGGGCGACGTGGATGGCGTGATGATTGGTCGCGAGGCCTACCAGAATCCCTATTTCCTGGCCAACGCGGATCGCATCGTGTTCGGCGACGAGCACGCCGTGCCTACCCGCCGGGAGATCGCCGAGCAATTCCTGCCCTACGTGGAACGCCGCTATGCACTGGGCCATGCCCCCAAGCATTCCCTGCGCCATATTCTCAACCTGTTCCAGGGCGAACCCGGCGCCCGCCGCTTCCGCCGCCACTTGAGCGAAAACATGCACAAGCCGGACACCACCCCGCAAGTGCTCATGGACGCTTTGGCACAACTGTCTTAG